One part of the Drosophila teissieri strain GT53w chromosome 3R, Prin_Dtei_1.1, whole genome shotgun sequence genome encodes these proteins:
- the LOC122619397 gene encoding transcription factor Ouib produces the protein MPEYMLCRICLTEDINSEAMAPLFDDSDAQCRELVRKIEEVGSIKLVPLQNIPSMLCFNCVERLTSAHKFRELCQESERTFATNVVKAEMKSEPTDEVPHIVADHIEYIYESANDFIDGVEEDIEMDNIMEERLDDGVAETTQAYEISTVVDDLDENDLLVPNSTDSDYQPSERCRKTKVRKTRMTRRGRGRPRGASSRHSRSFSEERAPVQSSCKSSPEESSTNIMCEICGNIYSKRAALNIHMRRHMAEKPFECEICGKTFAGPSELNRHIRVHTGEKPFMCKYCNRSFADRSSNIRHERTHTNERPFTCSTCGKAFSYSNVLKNHMLTHTGEKPFLCRPCNKTFSRKHQLEQHIGTMTHQQTVRNHQNNEPMRHSEIY, from the exons ATGCCCGAGTACATGTTGTGCAGGATCTGTTTGACAGAGGACATCAACTCGGAGGCGATGGCGCCCCTGTTCGATGACAGCGACGCCCAGTGCCGGGAGCTGGTGCGCAAGATTGAGGAAGTGGGCAGCATTAAG CTGGTGCCACTGCAGAACATCCCGAGCATGCTGTGCTTCAACTGCGTAGAGCGGCTGACCAGTGCCCACAAGTTCCGGGAGCTTTGCCAGGAGAGCGAGCGAACATTTGCCACCAATGTAGTCAAG GCCGAGATGAAGTCGGAGCCAACGGACGAGGTTCCTCACATAGTGGCGGACCACATCGAGTACATCTACGAATCAGCCAACGACTTCATCGATGGTGTCGAGGAAGACATCGAAATGGATAACATAATGGAGGAGCGCCTGGATGATGGGGTTGCGGAAACGACTCAGGCCTACGAGATCAGTACTGTGGTGGACGACCTGGACGAGAATGACCTGCTGGTGCCGAATAGCACCGATAGCGATTACCAGCCCAGCGAACGCTGCCGCAAAACTAAGGTGCGAAAGACACGGATGACTAGACGAGGACGTGGCCGTCCCCGTGGTGCTAGCTCCAGACACTCACGCAGTTTTAGCGAGGAGCGAGCGCCAGTTCAATCTAGCTGCAAATCCTCTCCCGAGGAGTCCTCCACAAACATTATGTGCGAGATCTGCGGTAATATCTACTCCAAGCGAGCTGCTCTCAACATTCATATGCGTCGTCATATGGCCGAAAAACCATTTGAATGCGA AATATGCGGTAAAACCTTTGCGGGTCCATCCGAGCTAAATCGCCATATCCGAGTGCACACGGGCGAGAAACCGTTCATGTGTAAATACTGCAACCGCTCGTTTGCAGATCGCAGCTCCAATATTCGGCATGAAAG AACCCACACAAACGAGCGACCTTTTACTTGCTCCACCTGCGGCAAGGCCTTCTCCTACTCCAACGTGCTAAAAAACCACATGCTCACCCACACGGGCGAGAAGCCTTTTCT TTGTCGACCGTGCAATAAGACCTTTTCCCGCAAGCACCAGTTGGAGCAGCATATCGGCACGATGACCCACCAACAGACTGTAAGGAACCACCAGAATAACGAACCGATGCGGCACTCAGAGATCTATTAG
- the LOC122621240 gene encoding zinc finger protein 180 isoform X1: MEISIKWSMCRTCRKKGSQSTLQSLFESDAHKLLISYAGTAVEPDDGLPDQICADCLERLEEVDRFLSECKQSDEHLRSLVRQTLSSAAAFQTLEDKDTSGQKKRTRKQNISGRVIDENPIIFKTEEDLLETAKHEEFPPVNKHPSDFVFVLNVNPENEKNTHQEDYTICDLDLDRESTGHNDSETYSQEGSAATDGVQETSEDYEKLEPTAEYEIDLGVACEPDKYRCKICSNTYPYVSQLNAHMQMHRKEKGHECEVCQKTFRAACNLKTHMRTHTGEKPYKCSFCSRHFADSSTHRKHQRLHTNERPYACNICGKTFSLSTSRKAHYVLHTSEKPHKCLICKKDFRLKHQLVAHEKSHAHLLVAKEYSDVVE; this comes from the exons ATGGAAATCAGCATAAAGTGGAGCATGTGCCGCACTTGCCGCAAAAAAGGATCGCAGTCCACGCTGCAGTCGCTCTTTGAGTCCGATGCCCACAAGCTGCTGATCTCCTATGCCGGCACAGCT GTGGAACCGGATGATGGACTGCCGGATCAGATTTGCGCAGACTGCTTGGAGAGACTGGAGGAGGTGGACAGATTCCTCAGCGAGTGCAAGCAATCCGACGAGCACCTAAGATCCCTCGTTCGCCAAACTCTGTCCTCTGCAGCGGCATTTCAGACGCTGGAGGACAAGGACACGTCTGGACAGAAAAAACGTACCAGGAAGCAGAACATTTCAGGGAGAGTCATCGATGAGAATCCCATTATCTTTAAGACTGAAGAGGATTTATTGGAAACCGCCAAGCACGAAGAGTTCCCACCTGTAAATAAACATCCAAGCGATTTCGTGTTTGTTTTGAACGTGAATCCGGAAAACGAGAAAAACACACATCAGGAAGACTATACCATCTGTGACTTGGATTTGGACAGGGAGAGCACCGGTCACAATGACTCGGAAACATATTCGCAAGAAGGCAGCGCTGCTACGGACGGGGTTCAGGAGACTAGTGAGGACTACGAAAAATTGGAGCCAACTGCCGAATACGAGATAGATCTAGGAGTGGCTTGCGAGCCGGACAAGTACAGATGCAAGATCTGCAGCAACACATACCCCTATGTATCTCAGCTAAATGCGCACATGCAGATGCACCGCAAGGAAAAGGGCCACGAGTGTGA GGTTTGCCAAAAGACATTCAGAGCCGCCTGCAACCTGAAAACACATATGCGAACCCACACGGGGGAGAAACCTTACAAATGTTCCTTCTGTTCGCGCCATTTTGCCGACAGCAGCACTCATCGAAAGCACCAACG TTTGCACACGAATGAAAGACCCTACGCTTGTAACATTTGTGGAAAAACATTCTCCCTGTCCACCTCTCGTAAGGCTCATTACGTCCTACATACGTCCGAAAAGCCTCACAAGTGTCTCATCTGCAAAAAGGATTTCCGATTAAAGCACCAACTCGTGGCGCACGAGAAGTCCCATGCGCATCTTCTGGTAGCTAAAGAGTACAGCGACGTGGTGGAATAG
- the LOC122621240 gene encoding zinc finger protein with KRAB and SCAN domains 7 isoform X2 encodes MEISIKWSMCRTCRKKGSQSTLQSLFESDAHKLLISYAGTAVEPDDGLPDQICADCLERLEEVDRFLSECKQSDEHLRSLVRQTLSSAAAFQTLEDKDTSGQKKRTRKQNISGRVIDENPIIFKTEEDLLETAKHEEFPPVNKHPSDFVFVLNVNPENEKNTHQEDYTICDLDLDRESTGHNDSETYSQEGSAATDGVQETSEDYEKLEPTAEYEIDLGVACEPDKYRCKICSNTYPYVSQLNAHMQMHRKEKGHECEVCQKTFRAACNLKTHMRTHTGEKPYKCSFCSRHFADSSTHRKHQRYAVHQFAHE; translated from the exons ATGGAAATCAGCATAAAGTGGAGCATGTGCCGCACTTGCCGCAAAAAAGGATCGCAGTCCACGCTGCAGTCGCTCTTTGAGTCCGATGCCCACAAGCTGCTGATCTCCTATGCCGGCACAGCT GTGGAACCGGATGATGGACTGCCGGATCAGATTTGCGCAGACTGCTTGGAGAGACTGGAGGAGGTGGACAGATTCCTCAGCGAGTGCAAGCAATCCGACGAGCACCTAAGATCCCTCGTTCGCCAAACTCTGTCCTCTGCAGCGGCATTTCAGACGCTGGAGGACAAGGACACGTCTGGACAGAAAAAACGTACCAGGAAGCAGAACATTTCAGGGAGAGTCATCGATGAGAATCCCATTATCTTTAAGACTGAAGAGGATTTATTGGAAACCGCCAAGCACGAAGAGTTCCCACCTGTAAATAAACATCCAAGCGATTTCGTGTTTGTTTTGAACGTGAATCCGGAAAACGAGAAAAACACACATCAGGAAGACTATACCATCTGTGACTTGGATTTGGACAGGGAGAGCACCGGTCACAATGACTCGGAAACATATTCGCAAGAAGGCAGCGCTGCTACGGACGGGGTTCAGGAGACTAGTGAGGACTACGAAAAATTGGAGCCAACTGCCGAATACGAGATAGATCTAGGAGTGGCTTGCGAGCCGGACAAGTACAGATGCAAGATCTGCAGCAACACATACCCCTATGTATCTCAGCTAAATGCGCACATGCAGATGCACCGCAAGGAAAAGGGCCACGAGTGTGA GGTTTGCCAAAAGACATTCAGAGCCGCCTGCAACCTGAAAACACATATGCGAACCCACACGGGGGAGAAACCTTACAAATGTTCCTTCTGTTCGCGCCATTTTGCCGACAGCAGCACTCATCGAAAGCACCAACGGTATGCTGTACATCAA TTTGCACACGAATGA
- the LOC122621240 gene encoding zinc finger protein with KRAB and SCAN domains 7 isoform X3: protein MEISIKWSMCRTCRKKGSQSTLQSLFESDAHKLLISYAGTAVEPDDGLPDQICADCLERLEEVDRFLSECKQSDEHLRSLVRQTLSSAAAFQTLEDKDTSGQKKRTRKQNISGRVIDENPIIFKTEEDLLETAKHEEFPPVNKHPSDFVFVLNVNPENEKNTHQEDYTICDLDLDRESTGHNDSETYSQEGSAATDGVQETSEDYEKLEPTAEYEIDLGVACEPDKYRCKICSNTYPYVSQLNAHMQMHRKEKGHECEVCQKTFRAACNLKTHMRTHTGEKPYKCSFCSRHFADSSTHRKHQR from the exons ATGGAAATCAGCATAAAGTGGAGCATGTGCCGCACTTGCCGCAAAAAAGGATCGCAGTCCACGCTGCAGTCGCTCTTTGAGTCCGATGCCCACAAGCTGCTGATCTCCTATGCCGGCACAGCT GTGGAACCGGATGATGGACTGCCGGATCAGATTTGCGCAGACTGCTTGGAGAGACTGGAGGAGGTGGACAGATTCCTCAGCGAGTGCAAGCAATCCGACGAGCACCTAAGATCCCTCGTTCGCCAAACTCTGTCCTCTGCAGCGGCATTTCAGACGCTGGAGGACAAGGACACGTCTGGACAGAAAAAACGTACCAGGAAGCAGAACATTTCAGGGAGAGTCATCGATGAGAATCCCATTATCTTTAAGACTGAAGAGGATTTATTGGAAACCGCCAAGCACGAAGAGTTCCCACCTGTAAATAAACATCCAAGCGATTTCGTGTTTGTTTTGAACGTGAATCCGGAAAACGAGAAAAACACACATCAGGAAGACTATACCATCTGTGACTTGGATTTGGACAGGGAGAGCACCGGTCACAATGACTCGGAAACATATTCGCAAGAAGGCAGCGCTGCTACGGACGGGGTTCAGGAGACTAGTGAGGACTACGAAAAATTGGAGCCAACTGCCGAATACGAGATAGATCTAGGAGTGGCTTGCGAGCCGGACAAGTACAGATGCAAGATCTGCAGCAACACATACCCCTATGTATCTCAGCTAAATGCGCACATGCAGATGCACCGCAAGGAAAAGGGCCACGAGTGTGA GGTTTGCCAAAAGACATTCAGAGCCGCCTGCAACCTGAAAACACATATGCGAACCCACACGGGGGAGAAACCTTACAAATGTTCCTTCTGTTCGCGCCATTTTGCCGACAGCAGCACTCATCGAAAGCACCAACG TTGA
- the LOC122621149 gene encoding transcription factor Ouib, with protein MSSLPGILKCRICLGDFEDGQMSSLFEGEDESDLREKFELCCRIKVRQSPQLPEKACSSCCEFVHMWYNFRQMCLNSQVYWETSSSESERPDSLAQASDAEYIEYLYENLQLKLGSENQDQDEIPAIEEEDEQLEEQSQEILDYNGYIINESIEEDDDPITDSPEQMLIPHMDSYVEDPEMEELVDKSEFAEELSSANDEYYEVEYEDEELLLPSAPSPHPSCKMDKRKPGRPRKPDGELKFKRKEINSKEKGSNSKSKDGDKFMCNLCGNVYYKKSVFTAHMMTHTEYKPHQCEICTKSFRQMGELRAHIRRHTGDRPYKCMYCDRHFYDRSERVRHERVHTNTRPYACQECGKTFTHTAILKNHILSHSGEKNYNCDVCCKSFTLLHQLKAHLQTLTHRNKIEQNIPSSAEMLES; from the exons ATGTCCAGCTTGCCCGGGATTCTGAAATGCAGGATCTGCTTGGGCGATTTCGAAGATGGCCAAATGAGCTCCCTGTTCGAGGGTGAAGACGAAAGTGACCTTAGAGAAAAGTTTGAGCTGTGCTGTAGGATTAAG GTTCGGCAATCCCCACAGTTGCCCGAAAAGGCCTGTAGCAGCTGCTGCGAATTCGTCCACATGTGGTACAACTTTCGCCAAATGTGCTTGAACTCGCAAGTCTACTGGGAAACAAGTTCTTCGGAATCGGAAAGACCAGACTCTCTGGCCCAGGCAAGCGATGCCGAGTATATCGAGTACCTGTATGAGAACCTACAGTTGAAACTAGGCTCAGAGAACCAGGACCAGGACGAGATCCCCGCAATAGAGGAGGAGGATGaacagctggaggagcagtcCCAGGAAATTCTCGATTATAATGGATACATCATAAACGAATCGATTGAGGAGGACGATGACCCTATTACAGACAGCCCTGAGCAGATGTTGATTCCCCACATGGACTCCTACGTTGAAGATCCAGAAATGGAAGAACTTGTTGACAAGAGTGAGTTTGCCGAAGAACTATCGAGTGCAAACGATGAGTATTATGAGGTTGAGTACGAGGACGAGGAACTTCTCCTGCCAAGCGCTCCTTCACCACATCCAAGCTGCAAGATGGACAAACGGAAGCCAGGAAGGCCCCGGAAACCGGATGGTGAACTCAAATTCAAACGCAAGGAAATCAACTCCAAGGAAAAAGGCAGCAATTCTAAGAGCAAGGACGGGGACAAGTTTATGTGCAACCTGTGTGGAAACGTCTATTACAAGAAATCGGTTTTCACTGCCCACATGATGACCCACACGGAATACAAGCCCCACCAATGCGA AATCTGCACAAAATCTTTTCGACAAATGGGGGAATTGCGAGCACACATCCGTCGTCATACGGGCGACCGTCCTTACAAATGTATGTACTGCGACCGTCACTTCTACGATCGCAGCGAACGGGTCCGCCATGAACGAGTACACACCAATACGCGTCCTTATGCTTGCCAGGAGTGCGGGAAAACTTTCACGCACACAGCTATCCTCAAGAATCACATCCTTTCGCACTCCGGCGAGAAGAATTACAA CTGCGACGTTTGCTGCAAGTCATTCACCCTGCTGCACCAGCTGAAAGCTCACCTACAAACACTCACCCACCGAAACAAAATTGAGCAAAACATTCCCAGCTCGGCGGAAATGCTAGAGAGCTAG